In the Malassezia vespertilionis chromosome 1, complete sequence genome, one interval contains:
- a CDS encoding uncharacterized protein (COG:S; EggNog:ENOG503P6A4), which translates to MWEQVFESPHMSTRFVRRLLFGKTATTLRSLRIHGIGVSMQQLQMLALSTLSNHLEELVLHLYELDLDMLALYMSKFVQLRRVQFLSHAGSEAELTKDDLIFLAQHCGPWLQQIGFRNRVHLVEKCKSELVLRRWDMVAGLFPACMVVVRS; encoded by the exons ATGTGG GAACAAGTATTCGAAAGCCCTCATATGAGCACGCGgtttgtgcggcgcttgctgtTTGGCAAGACTGCGACCACACTTCGCTCATTGCGCATCCATGGAATCGGCGTATCGATGCAGCAGCTTCAAATGCTGGCGCTCTCGACCCTGTCAAACCATCTCGAAGAGCTTGTATTGCATCTGTACGAGCTTGACCTAGATATGCTTGCGCTATACATGTCCAAGTTTGTCCAGCTTCGCCGCGTGCAATTTCTTTCGCACGCGGGCTCCGAAGCAGAGCTTACCAAGGACGATCTTAttttccttgcgcaacACTGTGGGCCATGGCTGCAACAGATTGGATTTCGAAATAGAGTGCATCTTGTCGAGAAGTGCAAATCAGAACTCGTACTACGCCGCTGGGACATGGTGGCTGGGCTCTTCCCTGCCTGTATGGTGGTCGTGCGATCATAA